A segment of the Devriesea agamarum genome:
CGATGGGGAACTTTTTGAGCATGTGCTCGACGATTACAAAGCCCGCCGCCAGGTCAGCTCCGATGTGGGCCTGAGCACCGATGATCTGCGCGGCATTATTGACGAGTTCAAAGCGATCGTGAAACGCGAATCGGGAACACCGTTTCCGCAGGATCCGCGCGAACAGCTCACCCGCTCCATTGAGGCTGTGTTCCGGTCCTGGAATGCGCCGCGCGCCGTCATTTACCGCAACACCGAACGAATCCCGCATGACCTCGGCACCGCGGTCAACATTTGCTCCATGGTGTTTGGCAATCTCGACGAACAATCCGCAACCGGTGTGGCGTTCACCCGTGACCCGGCCAGCGGCGCCCGCGGCGTCTACGGCGATTTCCTCGTGAATGCTCAGGGTGAGGACGTGGTGGCGGGAATCCGCAACACCCTGCCCCTGGCCGAGCTGGAGAATGTGCTCCCCGACTGCTACCGCGAACTCACCGGCATTATGGCCAGGTTGGAAGAGCACTACCGAGACCTGTGCGATATCGAGTTCACCATTGAATCCGGGAAACTGTGGATGCTCCAGACCCGCGTCGGCAAGCGCACCGCTGCCGCTGCCTTCCGAATCGCATCCCACCTGGTCGATGAAGGTTTGATCGACGAAACTGAGGCGCTCACCCGCGTCACTGGTGACCAGCTCACCCAACTCATGTTCCCCCGCTTCGACCGTTCAGGAACCCTCGACCTCATCGCCACCGGCATGAACGCCTCCCCCGGCGCAGCGGTCGGCCACGTGGTCTTTAACTCCGATATTGCCGTGGAGCGCCAGCGCGAGGGCATCCCGACCATCCTGGTGCGCCGCGAAACCAACCCCGATGATCTCGCCGGGATGATCGCAGCCGAAGGCATCCTCACCTCGCGCGGAGGGAAAACCTCCCACGCGGCTGTGGTCGCGCGCGGCATGGGTAAAACCTGCGTGTGCGGGGTTGAAGAGTTCGATGTTGACGGGGTGCACGGAGAAGTCCGGGTGCACGGTAACGTCCTGCTGCGCGAAGGCGACGTGATCTCCATCGACGGCACCACCGGCGAAGTATTCCGCGGTGAAGTCCCGGTGACCCCCAGCGAAGTCGTGCAGTACTTCGAGGGCTCCTTGGATCCGACCTCTCCGGACGCGTCCGAACTCGTTCAGGCGGTTCATCGTCTGATCGGGGTCGCTGATCGCGCCCGGACCATGAAGGTTCGCGCAAATGCCGACACCCCCGAGGACGCGGCACGATCCCGGCGCATGGGCGGCGAAGGTATCGGCCTGTGCCGTACCGAACACATGTTCCTCGGTGATCGGCGAGTCGTCGTAGAAAACCTGATCCTGGCGCATAATCAGGCCGAACGCGATGCGGCCCTGGCCGAGTTGCTTCCGCTTCAGCGTCAGGACTTCCTCGAAATTTTCGAGGCCATGGGCGAATTGCCGGTGACGGTTCGACTGCTCGATCCGCCGCTGCACGAGTTCCTACCGGACCTGACCGAACTGTCGGTGCGGCTCGCTAAGGATGACAAACCGGCCAGTGAGTACGACCAGCGGGTGTTAGAAGCTGTTCAGCGGATGCACGAACAAAATCCGATGCTGGGTCTTCGCGGGGTACGCCTGGGGCTGACCATTCCGGGCCTGTTTGGAATGCAGACCCGCGCCATCTTGGAGGCAGAAGCCGAAGCTCGTCGGCGTGGGCTCAACCCGCACGTGGAGATCATGGTGCCGCTAGTGGCATCGATCCGCGAGCTCAAAGCCATCAACGAGGAAATCCGTCAGGTCGCCCGCGACGTCTCAGAAGAACAAGGAGTGGACCTGACCGCCCGGGTCGGCACCATGATTGAACTCCCCCGCGCTGCACTGCGGGCCGACGAAATCGCGGAGGAAGCGGAGTTCTTCTCCTTCGGCACTAACGACCTCACCCAGACCACCTGGGGATTCTCCCGCGACGACGTGGAGGCCGGTTTCTTCTTCACCTACAAGGAACGCGGCATTTTGTTGCTGTCACCGTTTGAAACTCTCGACCAGTTTGGGGTCGGTGAGCTGGTGCGGATCGCTGCTGAACGGGGGCGTCAGACCAACCCCGATATTAAGCTCGGCGTGTGCGGTGAGCATGGCGGAGACCCGCAGTCGATCCACTTCTTCAACTGGGTGGGCCTCGACTATGTGTCGTGCTCACCGTTTAGGGTTCCGATTGCCCGGCTCGAAGCTGGCCGGGCTGCCTTGACAGTGGATTCGTTCGAGATGAGTCACTAATCGCGCCGATTGATTCCGCGTAGACCGCGTACCGCGTGAGTCTCGTGACCTGGTGGGCCATTCCGACAATGATCGGGATGGCCCACCTCTAAGTTTTGGGGCGGCTTAGTCAGTAGCGCGGACGGATGGACATGGAGTCGATGCTCGCTTCGGGGCTCATACGTGCCGCTAAGCCCACGGCCTGCGCCACAGACTCCGGACGCAGGTAGCGCTCCGCCTCGTACTCTGCCTGTTCACACGCCACGAGTTCCCGTTGCATATCTGTATCGACCCGACCCGGATGAATTGAGGTCACTCGTACCCCATGCGCACGCTCCTCAGCGCGCAGCGCATCCATCATGGCTCTCAGGGCGAATTTGGAGGCCGCATACGAGCTAGTACCCGCACTCGCGGTAAAACCTGCCCCGGAATTAATGGCAATCACTGTTCCCTGTGCGCGGCGCAGGTGCGGTAACAACAGTTTCGTCAGATCGGCACATGCCACAACATTCGTGTCTAGAACCTCTCGCCATTGGGTTGCATTCAGCTCCTGAACCTCACCAAATCCGAGCCGACCTGCCGACAACACCAGCACGTCTAAACCGTCGGGAAGCTCAAGCGTCTCCATGGCCTGCGCTAACGCTTTGTCGTCCGTGAGATCAGCACACAGGAGCTGGCTTCCGGGATATTCCTTGGCGAGCTCTTGCAATGCATTCTGTTGGCGTCCGCCCAGAATCAGGTTGTGGTCTTTGGAGAGGTCGTCGGCGATTGCACGGCCAATTCCGCGCGTCGCTCCGGTAATTAACGCTGTTTTCATACCCACCAGTCTCACACCCCAACGCGCCGCAGGCCCCATCCCGGGAAGTACAAGCCAGCCACAGGGCGCAGCCATTTTCGCCGAGGGGCCGCGAAAACGGGCTGGACCTGGGGCTGGGGCGCGGACTCGGGCTAGGGCTAGAGCTGGGGCCGCGGACTCGGGCTAGGACTGCGCCGCGGACCGCCCTGCCGCATCCATATACGGCTGCCAAAATATGGTTATGGATTGCACCCGGTCCTCGGCGCAGACAGCGTTCACCGCTGCGAAGGTCCGCACCGAGATTATTCTCGTGATGCTTCTGACGCTTGGCCAGTCAGCCGTCTATGCGGTGGTCTCACTCATCGCGAAACTGAGCCAGGGACCGCTGTCTGGCCAAACCACCGCGATGAACACATCGGCCTCACCACGCCCTTACCTGGATCTCACCTACCAGCTGCTCGATATCTTCTTCAACCTGGTGCCGGTGGCCCTGGTGCTGTTTCTACTCAACCTCGCGGGATACCGCGCCTGGCAGACCCTGGGGCTTACCCTGTCCCGTCCGTGGAAAGACGTCGGCTGGGGAGTTGCGCTGAGTGCCGCTATCGGGGTGCCGGGACTGGGACTGTACGCGCTCGGTCGGGCACTAGGCATAACTAGTGAAGTCGTACCTGTCGCATTACACGCCTTGTGGTGGACGATTCCGGTGCTCATCCTCCAAGCCGTGAAAAACGCCGTCTTGGAAGAGGTCATCGTCGCTGGGTATCTCGTGACTCGTCTGGAGGCGCTGGGCTGGAAGCCACGATGGATCATCACGACCTCTGCCCTCTTACGAGGCTCCTATCACCTGTATCAGGGGTTCGGGCCCGGTATCGCAAACGCGTTGATGGGGATCGTTTTTGCCGAGTATTTCCGCCGCACCCGCCGTACCCTTCCTTTGATCCTCGCGCATACCCTGCTCGACACCGTGGCGTTCGTCGGGTACTTCCTGCTGCGCAGCATCATCACGACCTGAGCAGACCCGCGGGGCTGTGTTGTCCCATCCCCGTGGCCGGCGCCTTCCAGTCCTAGCCCCATGCTCTCCAGTCCTGACCCCATGCCCTCCAGTCCTAGCCCCGTGCCTTCCAGACCCGAGACCCGCACCGGTCATAGCGGAGAACCGGCTCCCGGCCGCGAGATCGCAAACGGTGCCGGGCCCAGATAGAGCGATGCGACAGGCTAGAGAAGAGCTAGAGGATAAACGGTTCCTCGGCGCCCTGGGAGGTCAGCGGCAGGCCAGCCTCTGCCCACGCACCCATACCACCGCGCACATTAATCGCCTCATAGCCGTTCTGGTTCAGCCAGATCGCTGCCTTAGAGCTGCGCCCACCTGAGCGGCATACCAGGTACACCGGGCCATCCTCGGGCAGCTCACCGTACCGGGCAAGGAGTTCGCTGGCTGGAAGGTGCTGGGCATTTGGAGCATGCCCAGCATCCCATTCATCGCTTTCACGCACATCCACCAGGAGAGCGCCAGCTGGAATATCGGTGACATCAACGGAAGTAATCGCGTCGTTCATCATGCATGGAGCATACGGCGTCGCCGTAGCCTGCGCGAAGAGACGACCCCGCCTGGCGCGTCGGCGCTCAGCCACTCCGCACAGTGCGAGCACGACCGCACACTACGGCCCAGTCGACACGCTCAGTCGTGCAGCGCCACCGCTCGGATAAGAGGACGCGCCGCCGCAACCGCGCATAGCACCAAGGCGAACGACGCTACGACCGCAATGAGGTAGCCACCTGCGGTCATGAGTGCCTGCCCTGCGTTTCCACCCGCCACCGGCGCCAGCAACAACACAGATGAGACAGCAGCGACGACAGCGCTGAGCACGAGAGGTATTGCCGTCTCCAGGGTTCGGGCGCGGTGTAGATGGTTGAGATCAGCGCCAGAAATATGCATGGCGCGGTACTGGGTCCGCGAGTCGAGGACTTTAGCCGCTTGGGTCACCCCAGTCGATACCGCAGCCAAAACAGTCGCCATACCCAGCGTGAGATACCCGCCTGTCCTGACGTCGTGAGCCATCACCTCATCCGGGCCAGAGGGAGCGACAGCTCCGATATAGGCGGTGATTGCGGCCACAATCAGGGCGAATGAAATGCCGCCGACGGTTCGCCAGCCTGATCGCGGGTCATCTGCAAGACGTCGCGCAGCCACCAACAGCACGGGGCCGCGCGCCACCGCGCCCACAATGCGCGCCACGATCCACACTAGATAGGGTCCCAATAGGTTCACTGACGATATAGCCAGAACAAAGAGCGTAACCATCACTGCTATGGCAAGACCCATGTCCTGATAGCTGAGTCGCGACGCCACAATAAATACCACGAAGATGACCACCCACATCACCACGCGGGCCAACGACATCCGCATATCCCGTGACCGCCGGGCGACTCCAAGTGGGGATGTCGCCACACCGATCAAGCTAATGCTCGCGGAAACCACAGCGAGCACCACAAATCCGATCACTAAGAGGGGGTATCCCCACCAAGGAAGCAGAAGCCCACCGACGCTCAGTTGCTCACCATTAAAGCTGAGCAGCGCCACCAACGGCAGGGTCACCAGGTGCAAAATAATCCCGATCACCGCGCCCACCAGCGCCTGCACGCCGGTATCCAATACGGTTAGGACGCTAACTTGACCTCGGGTTGCCCCAACGAGTCTCATGACCGCAAGCTCATGGTCTCGCCGAGCTAGGGAAAGCCGCGCAGCCGATGCCCCCAAACCAACAGCAGCTGGCACCAACATTGCTCCGGCGATCACCGAGCAGAAAAAGAGAAAACTGTCTGGGGTGTCCTGGATATCTCCTGCCGAAATAGTTCTCCCAAACCATCCGATCCCACCGAGCACGGTCGCCAACATGCCACTGGAGACCGCGAACGCGATGATCGCCAGGGCCTCGCTTAAATGTCCTCGCCGTCTGACCAGCATTAACGACCAGGTTTTCAGCATTGCGTTCATGCCTGCACCCCCGCACCTGCGGGCCGCTGGTATTCGCGCGCGATGATGCCGTCTTGCATTGCGATAGTGCGTTCGCAAAACGAAGCCACATGAGGATCGTGGGTGACTACGATCAGCGAAGCGCCCGCATCGTGGCAGGCGGCCACCAGAGTCGACATCACCTCACGTCCCGTGGCTTGATCGAGCGCCCCGGTTGGTTCATCTGCGAACACCACACTCGGGGTCGATGTCAATGCCCGGGCTATGGCCACACGCTGCGCTTGCCCGCCGGATAGCTGACCGGGACGACGGTTATGCATACCGCTTAAGCCAAGCCGATCTAACCATTGGGCAGCGTTGTTCTGGGCAGCTTTTCGGGAGATGCCTGCAAACATGGACGGTAGTGCTGCGTTATCCAGGGCCGTAAGTTCAGGTAGGAGCTGTCCATCTTGAAAAACGAATCCGAAATCGGTGCGGCGGAGCTTGGTGCGGGCTCGATCGCCCAGTTGGGCGAGGTCTTGATCTCGGTACATAACAGATCCCGAGGACGGCTTATCAATACCCGCCAGTAAATGCAGCAGGGTAGTTTTCCCTGAACCAGACGGGCCCATAATCGCTAGGGACGAAGCCACGGTGACATCCAGATTGACGCCGGCCAACGCTCGGGTCTGCGCCTGCGATGTGCCATAAGTTTTAAAAAGCGCACGCGCGCTCAGCAGTGGAGTATTCATACATCCAAGGTGCCAGCACAGCCATCTCAAGCGGATCGGTCTGCAAACGGATATTCGCACCGAACATACGACCTCAGGCGTAGTCCGAGACGACCTCGGGGCGAAATAGCATCGTCCGAAGGCAAAAAGCCCGGCCAGGTCAGCCGAAGCGCCCGGAGATATAGTCCTCCGTTGCCTTCTGCTTCGGGTTGCGGAACATCACTTCGGTGTCATCCATTTCGATCAGCTTGCCGGGTTTTCCAGTGCCCGCAATATTAAAGAAAGCGGTGCGGTCCGACACGCGCGAGGCCTGCTGCATATTGTGGGTGACAATCACGATCGTATAGTCATTTTTCAGCTCATGAATGAGGTCTTCAATGGCGAGCGTGGAGATCGGATCCAAGGCCGAGCACGGCTCGTCCATCAACACGATTTCCGGTTTGACGGCAATTGCTCGTGCAATGCACAAACGCTGCTGCTGACCTCCGGACAA
Coding sequences within it:
- a CDS encoding rhodanese-like domain-containing protein, whose product is MMNDAITSVDVTDIPAGALLVDVRESDEWDAGHAPNAQHLPASELLARYGELPEDGPVYLVCRSGGRSSKAAIWLNQNGYEAINVRGGMGAWAEAGLPLTSQGAEEPFIL
- a CDS encoding FtsX-like permease family protein, translating into MNAMLKTWSLMLVRRRGHLSEALAIIAFAVSSGMLATVLGGIGWFGRTISAGDIQDTPDSFLFFCSVIAGAMLVPAAVGLGASAARLSLARRDHELAVMRLVGATRGQVSVLTVLDTGVQALVGAVIGIILHLVTLPLVALLSFNGEQLSVGGLLLPWWGYPLLVIGFVVLAVVSASISLIGVATSPLGVARRSRDMRMSLARVVMWVVIFVVFIVASRLSYQDMGLAIAVMVTLFVLAISSVNLLGPYLVWIVARIVGAVARGPVLLVAARRLADDPRSGWRTVGGISFALIVAAITAYIGAVAPSGPDEVMAHDVRTGGYLTLGMATVLAAVSTGVTQAAKVLDSRTQYRAMHISGADLNHLHRARTLETAIPLVLSAVVAAVSSVLLLAPVAGGNAGQALMTAGGYLIAVVASFALVLCAVAAARPLIRAVALHD
- a CDS encoding ABC transporter ATP-binding protein, which encodes MNTPLLSARALFKTYGTSQAQTRALAGVNLDVTVASSLAIMGPSGSGKTTLLHLLAGIDKPSSGSVMYRDQDLAQLGDRARTKLRRTDFGFVFQDGQLLPELTALDNAALPSMFAGISRKAAQNNAAQWLDRLGLSGMHNRRPGQLSGGQAQRVAIARALTSTPSVVFADEPTGALDQATGREVMSTLVAACHDAGASLIVVTHDPHVASFCERTIAMQDGIIAREYQRPAGAGVQA
- the ppdK gene encoding pyruvate, phosphate dikinase, producing the protein MTTYVYAFDQGHKDQKDLLGGKGANLAEMTRIGLPVPPGFTVSTDACRYVMEHGTNPPELKDQVDAALSKVEELMGRRFGDSQQPLLVSVRSGAKFSMPGMMETVLNVGLTDETIQGLARMAGAERFAYDSYRRLIQMYGKTVLDIDGELFEHVLDDYKARRQVSSDVGLSTDDLRGIIDEFKAIVKRESGTPFPQDPREQLTRSIEAVFRSWNAPRAVIYRNTERIPHDLGTAVNICSMVFGNLDEQSATGVAFTRDPASGARGVYGDFLVNAQGEDVVAGIRNTLPLAELENVLPDCYRELTGIMARLEEHYRDLCDIEFTIESGKLWMLQTRVGKRTAAAAFRIASHLVDEGLIDETEALTRVTGDQLTQLMFPRFDRSGTLDLIATGMNASPGAAVGHVVFNSDIAVERQREGIPTILVRRETNPDDLAGMIAAEGILTSRGGKTSHAAVVARGMGKTCVCGVEEFDVDGVHGEVRVHGNVLLREGDVISIDGTTGEVFRGEVPVTPSEVVQYFEGSLDPTSPDASELVQAVHRLIGVADRARTMKVRANADTPEDAARSRRMGGEGIGLCRTEHMFLGDRRVVVENLILAHNQAERDAALAELLPLQRQDFLEIFEAMGELPVTVRLLDPPLHEFLPDLTELSVRLAKDDKPASEYDQRVLEAVQRMHEQNPMLGLRGVRLGLTIPGLFGMQTRAILEAEAEARRRGLNPHVEIMVPLVASIRELKAINEEIRQVARDVSEEQGVDLTARVGTMIELPRAALRADEIAEEAEFFSFGTNDLTQTTWGFSRDDVEAGFFFTYKERGILLLSPFETLDQFGVGELVRIAAERGRQTNPDIKLGVCGEHGGDPQSIHFFNWVGLDYVSCSPFRVPIARLEAGRAALTVDSFEMSH
- a CDS encoding CPBP family intramembrane glutamic endopeptidase translates to MDCTRSSAQTAFTAAKVRTEIILVMLLTLGQSAVYAVVSLIAKLSQGPLSGQTTAMNTSASPRPYLDLTYQLLDIFFNLVPVALVLFLLNLAGYRAWQTLGLTLSRPWKDVGWGVALSAAIGVPGLGLYALGRALGITSEVVPVALHALWWTIPVLILQAVKNAVLEEVIVAGYLVTRLEALGWKPRWIITTSALLRGSYHLYQGFGPGIANALMGIVFAEYFRRTRRTLPLILAHTLLDTVAFVGYFLLRSIITT
- a CDS encoding SDR family oxidoreductase; the protein is MKTALITGATRGIGRAIADDLSKDHNLILGGRQQNALQELAKEYPGSQLLCADLTDDKALAQAMETLELPDGLDVLVLSAGRLGFGEVQELNATQWREVLDTNVVACADLTKLLLPHLRRAQGTVIAINSGAGFTASAGTSSYAASKFALRAMMDALRAEERAHGVRVTSIHPGRVDTDMQRELVACEQAEYEAERYLRPESVAQAVGLAARMSPEASIDSMSIRPRY